tgtcgtggccagcgcgTTGTGCAGCAGCGTTGAACCTCTGACCGGTTGAACGTTCTGTCTAGTGTCCATCCGAAACCTGCCGAAACTACCGACAATACAGTTTCCTAGCGACCGAACGGTTCGGcagttttttggccgaaacagaaccttcggccgaaacatgatttcgATGCCGATGCCCAAACCGAAACTGAAAATTCGGAATAGTTCTTTCGCAACAGTGTAGTAATGCGGCAACAACGGCAGCGgcaatttatcaaaaaaatatttgtggcTATTGATTCGGTCATTTTCTAATGTCCCCTAcaagacaaacaaattatagccagcatTAAATGAACGTAGAAACCTTTGGGCATGGTTTACGCACACTAGCGTCCCCTCCCCTACCCCTGACGCAACCCcccttttagcatgaaatatgtcccggttaacgttttttttttttgggaaaagTATACAATATAGGAAAAAAGTGTCAATGAAAGAAAGAAATCCTTATCAAATtcgcaacaaaaaaaatcaaaaccttTGTATCACACTACATTCATTTCAagctggctataatttgttttttcaaaaaacacaatttgaccGAATCACATGGTATCGCCCGCATCACCGCTGCGGCATTGACGTTGCAGTCGCTATCCGTATGTAACCTCGCAATGAAATTTAATTCCAAAAGTTGAACGCACGCACGAAAACATTAACCTTCGTTCCAATTGCAATTTTAAAGCGACTGCAACTGcacttatttgtttttaaagttGAAATTGATTATGTAAATGAAACCAACCTGATTTTAAAGTACAAACTTTTGTCTTTAAATTGACATTGATAAATCGTTGAAGAGTTAGACCGAGGTAAGTCTGTAACGATTTTCATAGTACACGCAGtggccagtgttatttatacgtcatcatttcatagaagtttgacgtttaaaataacacttctaCTGCGTAGGATATCAAAATCGCTaaagacttatcttggtccgactctatttatttaattttctaaaaacTATACATTTAAACGGCCTTTTATTCGAAAATTGGGATTGGAtggaataatagtacattactgcaCAGGCCGGAAGGAAGGATTACCGGTCAAGTAGTTATAGCCGAACGTAGCGAGGCCGCATATGGTTACAAGGCTGGCAATCCCTTCTCTCAAACAAAtgcaaaaaagttaaaataaaccttgatatcaaatgtatgaattgtatgagtaattttttttcaggTGTATGAGAGCTGCTCAACGGAGCCTCCTCAGTGGGCACGATCTCCACTCCAAGCACACCGAACTTCTACAGGCTGTCCGTTCCACGGGTTAGTTGTCAGATTTATATGGGGTAATCCTACACAGATCGAACTTAATCGACTAAatgaggcttgtgttgtgtAGACGAcgatgtatttatatatatatggttAAAGGAAATGTGTGGGTAAGTCTCGTTGGCTCAGTTGGTAGAGCGGTGGGCTGGTACACCGGGGTCGCCAGGTCGAGTCTTGCCCGAGATAGTGATTTACTTTActgcttaaatattttgaatttttacatGTCCGGGTTAAGAATAATATtccttttcaacacacttgctcaaaacgacgtttttattccaccgatttttggctcataatcctagatattaaacacgcgtgctctttcagtgtattattccactcgtgctttttcattatattatccgactgagttaagaaggtaactaattgctaataatattcatggaaagggagccttctttaattggtcagactggcgggcaccggcgcgcccgaccgcctgcgcggtgcgcggcccggccggcccgcccgccgcgccgcccgcggccggggcgaggggcggccggcagtatgacagaaagatgcaacacacaatactaactgttttaactattaaaatttgattaatatgagtttcttttttttctcgcaagtgtgttgaaaaacgtcgtatgaaacgcgtgtgcattggtcattacacacatcggctttcttattgcgcgctcgcttacagctcgcgcgcacaatatcgcctcgtgtgtaatgaccaacttagcacacttgtatcataatgtactattgtgtaTGTGTACCCAtttaaacggtttttttttcagtgacgAAACTAAAGCAATCTGGGCATCCATTGGAGCACTGCTAGAAGACCCAGCTCTTTTGAAAAACTTCGAAAAAGCTTTCGATGAAATTGCAGTAGACTTTACGAGAAGGTAAATATACGATTATTTCTTAGATTCTTCCTAATTCATCATTAAGCACGAATTTGGTGCATTGAACCCCCGTTTACTATGATTATTCGGGCCCACAATTTATTGGCGTTGCTTACCTACTAATGAAATCAGTGGTGGACTTTTTTGACAGAAACATACAATTTCAGATTCGGAGAGCTAAGGAAAGCTGAGAACGCGCTGAACGAGGAATTAGAAACTGAAGTGTATCGCTGGGCACTGGAAACTCTAGGCATGGCTGTCTTAGGCACTAGGCTTGGCTGCCTCGCTGGTTCAGCCCATGTGCCCACTTCAGAAACCAGGTACCTAACAATAACACACTTTTACATGTAGAATTAGAATGGAGGTGTATCGCTGGGCTCAGGAGATTAGACATGGCTGCCTTAGACACAAGGCTTGGGTTCTCGCCGGTTCTgcctatgtacctacctactttagaGACGAGGTATccaattgattgattgattgataattgTTATCAAATTATCACGACAATAAAAACGGGTTACTTTGCAATGTTTAAAGTGAAGGATGTGGAAATATTCACTGCCTTGAGCGAGATTCGAACTCCGGGATAACCAACCCTCCCCTCTACCAATGCTTAATCCGTCTACATCAGGAAAAACTTGAACCACATATTATTTTGCATTGTTACAGCTTAGGGGTGCCCATAAAATAACTCTTTTTCGTTGCTCTCAACGCACTACACGaagaatacctacatatttattaactttCTAGAACACCAGAAAAAACCTCAATGGACGACGATATCCCAGACCTCTGCTCGCTGTCGAAGCGTTGCCCCAACGGTCTCACTCCCGCAGAGGCGCTGGTCCGGTGTACGAGGGAGAAAGCTGATGCAGGCTACTTGGTGCGGAGCGAACATACCCTCAAGGCCGAGTCGAAAACGTTTAACAACGCGCTGAAGGCGCTGGATAAGCATTACAGGTAAAAATGTGATCATATTTAAGATTTACCAACATAAAAAGAATGTTTCCGTTAGGTGTCACGAAGACCTTAGGCTAGGtaatgatgaattgatgataaaacaatattttacttccAGCCTGACAGAGCACTTCCTCCTGCAAGCCATGTCCGAGCTGAATAGCACAGACCCTAAGCCAGAACAGGTCCTTCTGAAAAAACTGGCCCCGCTGAAGCAGAGGATACTTCCACTCGTCGCTGATGTGCTATTGGCTGGGGTCGATCCTGTAAGTGTGACTAGAGATTATGCTGATGATTTCTAATAATTTTCTGCcgtaattttgattttgaaaCTATTTTCTATAGGGTTGTTCATTGCCTAATAGTAACAAATAGTATACGAAACCTCTTCTCAGTTACCATAAAATCTTCATCAATACATTAGGTATAGTAAAAAATCTATTAGGTGGTACAACAACTTGCTTGCAAATTTCGTTACATCGCCGACTACTGAAGTACAACCATTCAATCGACCGATCAAAAACCACCATAGGTATATCGAAACTCGTATACCTGTTCTCGTAACGTCTTAAATGATTCTTTAGTAATCTAAAATTTTATAAGGCCAATTAAGAGTATCCCTTGCCAtcattctcttttactttttCAACAGTTGGCCCAATCGGCCGTCGCTATGCTCTACCACCTGTCCCTCAACCCCGCGCGGCAGCAACGCGCTCACGATGAGATCTGCTGGTCCGCAGCTTCTAATGAAGCTGGTGCTGGGGTCCAGGAGTTACCTTACTTAGCAGCGTGTGCCAGGGAGGCTTTGAGGTTACATCCAGCTACAGGAGGCGTGGTGCGGAGGAGTACGGAGGCTATCAGAGTTGGTGGATACGAAGTGCCTGCTGGGGTAAGAACTAATTATTTAGAACTAGGGGTTTTTGTAGTTTACTTTACTAGTGAAGATCACCTCCGTCAGGAAGATAATGTTCAAGAGTTGCCTTACCTGGGGGAGTCTATtataacacaaatcaaaatatttaataaaataatttgatgttcCCATCAGTTCTGTTTCTTCAGCCTAAATTAGTCTGTAACTACTAAGTAGTTTTATTACGGCTTAAGGTGAAACTTATTAATTCGGATCACAATGCTCTTCCAGACGTTATAACCCTAATTTCACAAGAACATTTAACAAGAAATTAAGGgcacatttaatttaacaagtCGCCGTATTTCTACACAATTTGCGGTGGTGCAATTAAGTTTCAAGTGTACGTGAGATTCAGTTTGAGCGTCCCTCAGGCAGTCTTATCCATAAAGCGTTCGCTGTTTACTTAATGCATTACTTAGAGAGGcacaaaatacgagtatttatttGTTCGACCTTATTCCTTTGAGATAAAGTTCAAAAATGTACAGAACAGTATCACGGATTTCAGTTGAAATGAAACTTTATTTTGAGTTTCCGGATAAAGGAGTGAGGtgcataaaaataatgtatactGTATGTAAAATGAAAGCAAGCATAAATTGGACTCACAGTCACACACTGAAGATTGGCCTGTTGTTGACTTTATCGtaatttctagggttccgtacccgaagggtcaacacgggaccctattactaagactccacagtccgtctgtctgtcagtccgcctgtctgtcaccaggctgtatcacatgaaccataatagctagttgaaattttgacagatgatgtatttctgttgccgctataacaacaaatactaaaaagtacggatccctcggtgggcgagtacaaCTCGCACTTTTGTTTAGTACAGCGGCAGCAGCTGTCTTAGTCTCAAGGAGAACTATCAAACTTCTCATACAAAATGTTTACTCGACGGAAGTTGACAAACGGTTTGTTGCAAATGTTGCAACCTGTCCTTAGTAATATGACTTTACCATTTCTCGCGAAacacttaggtacctacctgtAATAAAAccattgatatattttttttaggtcgACATAGTCCTCGCCCACGGCGTCACCAGCAAATCCGAAAAGCAATGGGGGAGGGCTAAGGCCTTCATCCCCGAGCGCTGGTGCAGCGAAGGCTGGGAGCCTCTCAGGGCCTCCCGGGCCCATCCCTTAGCCTCTCTCCCCTTCGGCACCAGGTGCCCGGCCTCCGGCTTCGCAGGGCATGTACTGGCAAGTCTAGCTACCAGGGTTATGGAGAGGTATAGGCTGGAATGGCACGGGCCGGCCGCGAATATGGTGACTACAGGAGTGAATAAAGTGCAGGCGCCTTATTATTTTGTGTTGCAAGATGCACATTAGCTTAACACCCCTGCACCACTTATTAATCCTTGAAACCGAGCAGTCAAACCCGGGCAGTCATATATAAATGTAAACTTGTTGAATGatacaaattttacattttgacattgtaACTATAAACTATTTAGAAAGGTAATCGACAACGTGGCGAATTATTGTGTCCTTACAAATGCATCTAAGCAAGATTTTTATTGTTTAACTTATTAGTTTGATAGATTTAACTTTAattacaagaaaaagaaagcgTGTAGGTAAGTGTAAAAAAGTTCAGTTTGGGTAAGAGAAAACAAAGGTATTGCATGGAATTTTCATAAGTAagcagcaaaataaactattttcgtCTTACCCCACCTGATCTTATGCTTATTAATAGTGAGAAATGCACTAGAGAATGAAATTAGAAAACATTTTGCGTGCATAACTAAACCGCCTTTATATACTATGTTCCTTAATTTAAAGATTAATTACTTACTATGTGATTACAagttactttaaaataaatggtAATTCATaaatgtagtttttttattttttattgcttatacCCTAATTTCTAGAACAAAGGATGACAAAATCCTTTAAACTTgcttaaataaaacgtaaatttCTGAAGATTCAGGTTTGTCTGGTTTCCATTTGCAAGACAACTTCGATGGCAAATTGGCAAATGCCAGCCCGGGCAAGTGCGAGGCACGAACGAAGTGTCTCAgcttcagcttgggcaaaaaaaaattcgtaCGTAATCTGTCTGTTCGGCTAGCTATTTTCCTTTAAAGGTCGCCTTTCTCAACTGATTCTCGTGAATTGTATAAGCAGGGCATTAATTTCATGAATTTATAtgggttctgtttttttttttgttttacatatgtaggtatatacagtcgagttcataaatatgtatacatttcttcaccttaatccattgcaataaggggaaaaatgtatacatatttatgaactcgactgtacgaaGCCTTATATGGCAGCTATAATATTGAACTTTATATTTAATAGCTTAAAGTTCAATTTTAAGCTATGCAATTACAGACTTGCGTTATCTACAGCTCACAAAGCCACTAGTAAGTAATTACATATTGTTATGCCAGTATATTTAGATATccaaaacatttataaaatctGTCGCGTTACCATATACACAGGGCAGAGCCGAGTTTATTGGGTAGAGACGCCCACTACATGAACTGCCGGACCACGAGATTCAGTCCGCTAGAAAATAGCTTAGTAATAGAGTCTGAGTACAGAGATTTACAATTTTCGAGCAGTTAACTCCAAAAATAGAGATTTTTGGAGTTAACAAATATAATCCCTATTTTATCGGTTCAAATCTTACCGAACCGAATATACGTATTCGGCAaactccatattcggcccatctctatttTAAATTCCTGtaaaaggtacctaaataatagTTCTCATCGCGGAAATTATTATTCTATGCAGATGAagttgcgggcagaagctagaaatattataagtatatgcAAAAACACGACCAAGTAAAGCCCTCGTTTTCTTAAAAGTAGGAAACGGCTTAATCTGCCTGGATACTCCACTGTACAAGTTTTCACGTTTCGTCGAATAGCAAAACTTTCCTTGCACATTCTACAAATGAATAATTCCAAAGTCGACTTTCGTTTGCTGACCTTGCTTTGGTATGGTATTCGTATTCAAATAGATACTtggatatataaaataatggcattactttttaaatagagaaaaaaattgagtaaaaaaaccggccaagtgcgagtcggactcgcgcaccgagggttccgtactttttagtatttgttgttatagcggcaacagaaatacatcatctgtgaaaatttcaactgtctagctatcacggttcatgagatacagcctggtgacagacggacagcggagtcttagtaatagggtcccgtttttaccctttgggtacggaaccctaaaaatgaacaccTCAGGCGAGTTTCATGCGAGTGCTGAACTTGCGACTCGAGATTGCGGCCGAGATTCTACCAGCCACCGCTTTAAAGACTGTCACCAAGACATCCGTCTGCCGTGAATTCCACCATATCCTCATCCTCATTTACTAAGCGTTGCGCTTGAGGCGGGTTCGCCGTTGCCTGAAGGTTAACGCTCAGTATGAATTTACATCTCTCTAGCCCCAAAAACCACTTACCTACATTGAAACACATGTTACTACAACTTCAGCAAATCAAATAGACTGGTAGCCCACATTTTTCTCTTCAATGTCTGCAATTCGCAATATTAATTTTCTATCAATGAAGCCGTTTGCCAACCTGCCTATTCTTATAAGACTACCTGATTACCGCCATTATGTTGACACGGACAAAGTATTAGCCATTTGAAATCGAAAGGTTCTACTCGTAGTGCATTACTAATActcaagtaggtacttaatttgaGAGCAAGAAAAATGGGGCAATACGTCTACTTGAAAAGTTCGTAGGTCGTTAGGGAAAATAAAAGTTTACTAGTGTTTTGGGGTTGATGTGAGATGTTATGTTGCTCATTCTAACTTTGAAAGTACCGCTTTGATCTGTTGGCCTATCGTCTTAACACACAAAGATTtaacgatttacctacttacatatttaggaacacgcaaaataggcgccagacCGCCACTTGCGGAAACCTGCTTTTGctacaataaaatacctacataggaACATCAAAACTAGATGCTTATTGATGGTCTTTTGTGAAACAATATAATGATAATTTGAGTTGGAGTGTATATACCTACCACAGTAGTGTTTGTGACAAGGTATTTTGATCATCAATCTACTACTTTTGGTGCTGACAGTATAACTTAAGGTGCATTTAAGGTAAACGGACGAATTCCAATAGTTGACAGCCAGTTTGTCGCCTCTATTGCTTGGAAGGTGGCAACAACTATTGGGGAGGTGTCTAACACTGTGACATTTTGACGTTGCGTTAATTAAAGTCGCATTAACAAGAAGACATTTGTTTCATTTAACTTAAACATTTGATGTAAAATCTCCCGTAAGCTTCCTATAGTTTAATCTTGGCTCATCTAGCTGTGAGATTTGTAAAACGAAAGGTATACTAAAGTAGGCACGTAATTTAAGGcgtcttttacaaaaaaatatatttgcaaaACAGACATTTAAAATGAAGTCATCAACTCACAACAAATCATCTTATACAATCCCTGAAGATAAATAAGATTTCGCATCGGACATTTGACTTTTTACTTTTCTTGAGAGAAAATCCGCCAAGTTATGAGTCTTGTTAGCGAAATTACTTATTTCGTTTTAGCCTGTTTCGTTCCGTAATCGCTGCTCGAGACAAGTTTCAAGCGTTAGCTGAATACAGgattttatgaattttaataagTGGTCCAACGGAGCAATATAACCACAATATAACTATGATTTTCGTTAACGTGGGGGTATTGTACTCCAGGCTTTAAGAGACTGTAGCATAACCGCCCAGGAGCTCATGATACTCGAATAGATTCCTGTATGACCTGGATGCCTATATATATTAGTACGAACGTGATGCACTGCGACTGCTGCGACTGAACATTCGATTTCGATATTCttacttagtgccagttgcaccaaacaacctgtcaccgttaaaacgatcgttacattttattgtataggaagtttcatagttcactgctgagtgacgttgatcagtctgtcaaatgtggttggtgcaactggcccttagaaTAGATTATTTGATTTACGCGGTTAAATATCACAGTGATGCGAATCCACACACCGTTTGCACACTGGAGCGACGTGCGGATCCGCATCCAATGTGAGAACCGCTTTAAGTATAATTTCAGCAAATTCATCCGCCTTTCATGAACGAGAGACATATATAACACTGATTTATATCGCCCATGCTCGTCACAATACGTGTTCCACAGATGTCCTGGCATTAGTGGCTAATGGCGTCTCTATACGGAAAGGGTCCATAATGGACATCATCTGCGATGTCATCAATCTACTCTAAGGTGTTCCCATCGCATCGGAATTCAGAATACAGCTGTGTTCGACTACAATCGGAATTCCGGTTTAACTTCAAAATGGTGAAGTGGTCTCGAGAATATTTTTGTTTAGCAACGATGATATAATTCTGCCCGAACATTCTCGTTTAGTGAGCGGTGAGAGTGGAATGGcacaacgcgattggttgacGAGTTCGCATAACACGCGCGATTGGTCGCAACTAATATTTAGTTGCGTTGGTCTGCACGATTAGCTCGCATTCGTGTGTtcatcagagggcctaccgcgaaccacgttcgatgtgctgcctctctgtcgcacttgtaaatccGTACGTACGTGTGACAGtaaggcaacacgtcgaacgtggttcgcggtaggccctctggcccCATTTTTGGTGGTCGtcttttaaagtgtaatattgatagcttaTTGAAGAATGAGTCTTGAAACGTCGGGTTCCCCGGAACCGGAAACCCGGCGACCTATAGTGGCTATTTGTAAAGTCAGCTGGACTTATTAAATCTCATAATGTTCATGATCGATCGAATGTTTACCTATTCATTTCACcctacaatacaatatactGAGCTATTTTGATGTAAACTAATCTAAATACGACCAAATAATACAAAGTAAGcctaaatatgtttattttccGATAATTTATTCATGGGCCTACGTGTTCAAGTCTAGCGTAACCAAAAAGTAACCCATTCCCTTTGATGCTTTGTAAATGTGGTTTACCGTGAAAGTTACTTGACATACGAAGTAGGTAATAAGACACGTAGTTAAGTGGGAATCCTTACCCTTTTCTTGGCAACTTAAGGCTTATGGGGCTTTCCCACGGCAACATCCCGTTTTTGCGGGTACGATTTTttgcaggatcccgttttagtagtatttcggaAACAGAATGttcgtgtgaacgttactatagGTATTACaccatttgtatatttttttgtagcttTTTTTTCTcacgattttattttatgaaataaaactatgaaaacggattatatcgcgtatattgaatttataatacatcccgacgtttcgaactctttacagcgttcgtggtcaacgggtgactgaggaaaaattacaaaatgcaaaaatacccacatactaaaataatgaacaatcatagactacaaactttaaggctggttgtacatgcaaaatcggttcataaggctagttatacactataattatttttcagatatatatatatacgcgataaaaaactatgccggctccaaccctacaccacggacccgagaagatttaattccctcctaaattgtaggagggtatcccaatatgggaccggcaacaaactcggcgggacacatcttttcaaaacatcagaatgtccagcatcatccaacactacggtctcacagtctatgtctcgcttgctcctttatcaggtggactacaggatcccaagctggtggtagagaaaagccatcttccctattaaagtttggatatttcttaatctcaatggcctcgcgcagcattctgggtatgtaacgcttctccttggcaagaaccagaggcttatcaaacttgattgagtgattggctttatccatgacatgctcacagacagcagacctgcAGGTAAAGACctgctgtaaagagttcgaaacgtcgggatgtattataaattcaatatacgcgatataatccgttttcatagttttatttcatgagtaactatcgcggtaaccgaagacaatgattttattttaaatgaaaaatagttatttattcaggtatcaatccttttacattaaaataataaatatatgccaaatattaaatttaaatattgttattacgTTTTTAATTTGCCAAAAGAAAATTGCGatgttatttattagtttttagaaGTATAGTTACTTtgataaaaactaataaatagtGGTGTTTTACTGCGCCCGACTATCGGACTGCTCCGAGCATCTCAGTGCATGGTTTGTggtagggctcgcggtcgaatccgtgtttcgtttacacgtttcgaatacccgtttccgaataatacgtaaacggttttctggcccgttccgcacgtttaattaagaaacgtgtagttaagacccgtgtacacggataaacgggtattcgaagaaacgtatcttatttatccgtggccccggacacgtccttgacgatagtagcgaaggaacgaacgccagctacaaatgaatagacaagattcatgacgagtttctgtcatattta
The window above is part of the Cydia strobilella chromosome 12, ilCydStro3.1, whole genome shotgun sequence genome. Proteins encoded here:
- the LOC134745930 gene encoding probable cytochrome P450 49a1 isoform X1; protein product: MAKSAVLFRQCIIPRQSRSVSTTSSHRTSTSPQRRSVAAPSPATSLKPFSEIPGPLALPMLRHSAHVLPRIGNFHHTVGLGLLDGLQSRYGDLVRLAKASRTRPVLYVFHPELMREVYESCSTEPPQWARSPLQAHRTSTGCPFHGDETKAIWASIGALLEDPALLKNFEKAFDEIAVDFTRRFGELRKAENALNEELETEVYRWALETLGMAVLGTRLGCLAGSAHVPTSETRTPEKTSMDDDIPDLCSLSKRCPNGLTPAEALVRCTREKADAGYLVRSEHTLKAESKTFNNALKALDKHYSLTEHFLLQAMSELNSTDPKPEQVLLKKLAPLKQRILPLVADVLLAGVDPLAQSAVAMLYHLSLNPARQQRAHDEICWSAASNEAGAGVQELPYLAACAREALRLHPATGGVVRRSTEAIRVGGYEVPAGVDIVLAHGVTSKSEKQWGRAKAFIPERWCSEGWEPLRASRAHPLASLPFGTRCPASGFAGHVLASLATRVMERYRLEWHGPAANMVTTGVNKVQAPYYFVLQDAH
- the LOC134745930 gene encoding probable cytochrome P450 49a1 isoform X2, translated to MLRQSAHVLYRIGNFHHTVGLGLLDGLQSRYGDLVRLAKASRTRPVLYVFHPELMREVYESCSTEPPQWARSPLQAHRTSTGCPFHGDETKAIWASIGALLEDPALLKNFEKAFDEIAVDFTRRFGELRKAENALNEELETEVYRWALETLGMAVLGTRLGCLAGSAHVPTSETRTPEKTSMDDDIPDLCSLSKRCPNGLTPAEALVRCTREKADAGYLVRSEHTLKAESKTFNNALKALDKHYSLTEHFLLQAMSELNSTDPKPEQVLLKKLAPLKQRILPLVADVLLAGVDPLAQSAVAMLYHLSLNPARQQRAHDEICWSAASNEAGAGVQELPYLAACAREALRLHPATGGVVRRSTEAIRVGGYEVPAGVDIVLAHGVTSKSEKQWGRAKAFIPERWCSEGWEPLRASRAHPLASLPFGTRCPASGFAGHVLASLATRVMERYRLEWHGPAANMVTTGVNKVQAPYYFVLQDAH